The Candidatus Binataceae bacterium genome window below encodes:
- a CDS encoding SDR family oxidoreductase produces MEIKGKTAVVTGGGSGIGRATAVRLASEGATVLAADLDEAGMRETVRLIENAGGRAAAVRVDVTDAEQTRHMMDTALATFGRFDILHNNAGIAVGTPPFPQCDLDRWRRVLDIDLQAVILGCFLAGPMMQRGGGGAIVNTASMAGLYPYVDDPVYAAAKAGVVNLTYSLAPWAQRLKVRVNCICPGVVDTPLVRKAVEIQQGRGQEVSLPKRILKPEQIADGVMRLLRDDTLFGRALEVRPSEVRLVDVPGLPRKNPALT; encoded by the coding sequence GGGCGGATCGGGTATCGGACGCGCTACGGCCGTGCGCCTGGCATCCGAGGGCGCCACGGTGCTCGCCGCTGACCTCGACGAAGCGGGAATGCGCGAGACGGTGCGGCTAATCGAAAACGCCGGCGGACGCGCGGCCGCGGTACGCGTCGACGTGACAGACGCCGAACAGACGCGGCACATGATGGATACTGCGCTCGCGACCTTCGGCCGTTTCGACATCCTGCACAACAATGCGGGAATCGCCGTCGGGACCCCTCCCTTTCCGCAATGCGACCTCGACCGCTGGCGCCGAGTCCTCGATATCGACCTGCAAGCGGTTATCCTGGGGTGCTTCCTCGCTGGGCCGATGATGCAGCGCGGCGGCGGCGGCGCGATCGTCAACACCGCCTCGATGGCCGGGTTGTATCCGTACGTCGATGATCCTGTCTATGCGGCCGCCAAGGCAGGTGTCGTCAACCTGACTTATTCGCTTGCCCCTTGGGCGCAGCGGTTAAAAGTCCGGGTCAACTGCATCTGCCCGGGCGTCGTCGATACGCCGCTGGTAAGAAAGGCGGTCGAGATTCAGCAAGGTCGTGGGCAGGAGGTGAGCCTGCCCAAGCGGATTCTCAAGCCCGAGCAGATCGCGGACGGAGTGATGCGACTGCTTCGCGACGACACACTTTTCGGGCGGGCGCTTGAAGTCAGGCCTTCAGAGGTGCGTCTGGTAGATGTGCCCGGGCTGCCGAGAAAGAACCCAGCGCTGACATAG
- a CDS encoding helix-turn-helix domain-containing protein: MATEAKYNLPRVMTVKELSAYLRVHPSTIYKLLRRGELPGFRIGTDWRFNAEVIDRWCLERNMKPSEIADSLRGN; encoded by the coding sequence ATGGCTACAGAAGCAAAGTACAATCTGCCCCGCGTGATGACCGTGAAGGAGCTGTCGGCTTATCTTCGCGTGCATCCGTCAACCATCTACAAGCTGCTGCGGCGCGGCGAGCTTCCGGGCTTCCGCATCGGCACCGACTGGCGTTTCAACGCCGAGGTAATCGACCGTTGGTGCCTCGAGCGAAATATGAAGCCCAGCGAGATTGCTGATAGCCTTCGCGGCAATTAG
- a CDS encoding YbhB/YbcL family Raf kinase inhibitor-like protein, producing the protein MKAYVKAISVPMAMVLLTLSRSAGAQNTLAITSTAFAAGASIPVAYSCKSPKVQSPPLAWKDVPADAKTLVLIVKDPDAPRGTFIHWIVYNLPAGLSGLDAGVPLAGTLANGALQGANSLGRLGYMGPCPPPGSAPHHYHFELNALDTALDLKPGATANEVESAAKGHIKATGELVGTFAR; encoded by the coding sequence ATGAAGGCTTATGTCAAGGCGATCAGCGTACCCATGGCGATGGTGCTGTTGACTCTTTCTCGCTCGGCAGGAGCGCAAAACACGCTCGCTATCACAAGTACGGCGTTCGCCGCCGGCGCTTCGATCCCGGTTGCCTATAGCTGCAAAAGCCCAAAGGTTCAGTCACCTCCCCTTGCGTGGAAGGATGTCCCTGCCGATGCAAAAACCCTCGTCCTTATCGTAAAGGATCCCGACGCCCCCAGGGGCACATTCATCCATTGGATCGTCTATAACCTTCCCGCCGGCCTGAGCGGTTTGGACGCCGGGGTGCCCCTAGCCGGGACACTTGCCAACGGCGCGCTCCAGGGCGCCAATAGCCTTGGCCGGCTGGGCTATATGGGTCCGTGTCCACCGCCGGGCAGCGCGCCGCATCATTATCACTTCGAGCTGAACGCGCTAGACACCGCGCTGGACCTGAAACCGGGCGCTACGGCGAACGAGGTGGAAAGCGCCGCGAAGGGTCATATCAAGGCGACCGGCGAGCTTGTCGGCACCTTCGCCAGGTAG